From Rudanella lutea DSM 19387, a single genomic window includes:
- a CDS encoding aminotransferase class V-fold PLP-dependent enzyme, giving the protein MTKRDFLRSFTGLAALPFTPLHNLLQTIEGLPADTVAREEAFWESLRSHFTVTNDFIHLENGYYILAANEVMDALVNHARTVNRVSSYYMRTRQFDDKLAVRKQLAEVVGCSSDELIITRNTTESLDTVISGIDWKRGDEAVMAVQDYGAMLDMFAQQARRYGIVNREVELPNHPQSDDELVSLYEKAITPRTRLLMLCHIVNITGQILPVRKIADMAHRHGVEVMVDGAHAVGHFDFRLPDLGCDYYGSSLHKWLGCPLGAGMLYVRRDKVKGLWPMFGDAGFADDDIRKLNHTGTHPVHTDLALADAIRFHQMIGIARKEARLRYLQTYWTSKVRSVPNIIVNTPAYPARMCGIANVGIRGMKPTDLAKTLFDRYRIWTVGIERANVQGVRVTPHLYTTTAELDTLVKALRELAA; this is encoded by the coding sequence ATGACCAAGCGCGACTTTCTCCGTTCCTTTACGGGCCTTGCGGCTCTGCCGTTTACGCCCCTCCACAACCTGCTACAAACCATCGAGGGCCTCCCGGCCGATACCGTAGCCCGCGAAGAAGCCTTCTGGGAAAGCCTACGGTCGCACTTTACGGTCACCAACGACTTTATCCACCTCGAAAACGGCTACTACATCCTGGCTGCCAACGAGGTGATGGACGCCTTGGTGAACCACGCCCGCACCGTAAACCGGGTGTCGTCGTACTATATGCGAACCCGGCAGTTCGACGATAAACTCGCCGTTCGGAAACAATTGGCCGAAGTAGTAGGCTGCTCGTCTGACGAATTGATTATCACCCGTAACACGACCGAATCGCTCGATACCGTGATTTCGGGCATCGACTGGAAACGGGGCGACGAGGCCGTGATGGCCGTGCAGGACTACGGGGCTATGCTCGATATGTTTGCCCAACAGGCCCGGCGGTACGGTATAGTGAACCGGGAGGTGGAGTTGCCCAACCACCCGCAATCCGACGACGAGCTGGTGAGCCTCTACGAAAAGGCCATCACGCCCAGGACCCGACTGCTGATGTTGTGCCACATCGTGAATATTACGGGTCAGATTCTGCCCGTTCGGAAAATTGCTGATATGGCCCACCGGCACGGCGTGGAAGTGATGGTCGACGGGGCGCATGCCGTTGGGCATTTCGATTTCCGGCTGCCCGACCTCGGCTGCGATTACTACGGCAGCAGCCTGCACAAGTGGCTGGGGTGCCCGCTCGGTGCCGGGATGCTCTACGTTCGGCGCGACAAGGTGAAGGGGCTATGGCCTATGTTTGGCGATGCGGGTTTTGCCGACGACGACATCCGTAAACTAAACCATACTGGTACCCACCCCGTCCATACCGACCTCGCCCTGGCCGATGCCATTCGGTTTCACCAGATGATCGGCATTGCCCGCAAAGAGGCCCGGCTGCGCTACCTGCAAACCTACTGGACTTCGAAAGTGCGGTCGGTGCCCAATATTATAGTCAACACGCCCGCCTACCCGGCCCGGATGTGTGGCATTGCCAACGTGGGTATTCGCGGCATGAAACCGACCGACCTGGCCAAAACCCTGTTTGACCGATACCGAATCTGGACGGTGGGCATTGAGCGGGCCAATGTGCAGGGCGTGCGCGTGACCCCGCACCTGTACACCACCACGGCCGAGCTGGATACGCTCGTAAAAGCCCTGCGCGAATTGGCCGCCTGA
- a CDS encoding CBS domain-containing protein, producing MLAAELIDPMLPALKPADTVGEALNWMQEHRIGQMVLTDQTEYKGLLSEDVLMDVADEDRPLSEVMRLFEQVYVYETQHALELLSVALEHRLEVLAVLNDAKEFMGTVSVNELLKNFANELGMTEAGAILILTIDERDYSLAEISRLIESNNTKVISSYFSSAAYGMPDKSRLTLKLNRRDIGPVVSTLERFGYNIEAAFANAPIESIDQERLDLLLRYLNT from the coding sequence ATGCTTGCTGCTGAATTGATCGATCCTATGCTGCCAGCGCTGAAGCCTGCCGACACCGTCGGGGAGGCTCTGAATTGGATGCAGGAACACCGCATCGGCCAGATGGTGCTGACCGATCAGACGGAGTACAAAGGCTTGCTGTCGGAAGATGTGCTGATGGACGTGGCCGACGAAGACCGCCCGCTCTCGGAAGTGATGCGGTTGTTTGAGCAAGTGTACGTCTACGAAACCCAGCACGCCCTTGAGCTGCTGAGCGTAGCCCTTGAGCACCGGCTCGAAGTATTGGCCGTGCTCAACGACGCCAAGGAGTTTATGGGTACGGTATCGGTCAACGAACTACTCAAGAACTTCGCCAACGAGCTGGGCATGACCGAGGCCGGGGCCATTCTGATTCTGACCATCGACGAGCGCGACTATTCACTGGCCGAAATTAGCCGCCTGATTGAGTCGAACAACACGAAAGTAATCAGCAGCTATTTTAGCAGCGCGGCTTACGGCATGCCCGACAAGTCGCGGCTTACGTTGAAATTGAACCGGCGCGACATTGGCCCGGTTGTTTCGACCCTCGAACGCTTTGGCTACAACATCGAAGCGGCTTTTGCCAATGCCCCCATCGAAAGTATTGATCAGGAGCGGCTCGATTTGCTGCTGCGCTACCTTAATACGTAG
- a CDS encoding NAD kinase has protein sequence MKIAIHGRNFSVQTKPYVQAMFDDLVERQAEVQISHGYHEFLNFAGVAHPFQSTYRTPEELFDADFMLSLGGDGTLLEAVAHVGARQTPIVGINIGRLGFLATVAPTAIKYMLHAIVNGQFTIDERSLVSLQTDKDIFEGIPFALNDFTITRTEMSSMITVHTYLDGQFLNSYWADGLIISTPTGSTGYSLSCGGPVLLPHTNNFIITPISPHNLNVRPMVVMDSCQLSFEVSSRSGNFLVALDSRSRTVDASTRLSVQKADFSARLVKLNDDNFLNTLRSKLNWGFDIRN, from the coding sequence ATGAAAATTGCCATTCACGGGCGTAATTTCAGCGTACAAACCAAGCCGTACGTGCAAGCCATGTTCGACGATCTGGTCGAGCGACAGGCGGAAGTACAGATTTCGCACGGCTACCACGAGTTTCTCAACTTTGCGGGCGTTGCCCATCCTTTCCAGTCCACCTACCGCACGCCCGAAGAGCTTTTTGATGCCGATTTTATGCTCAGTCTCGGGGGCGATGGTACGCTGCTGGAGGCCGTTGCCCACGTTGGTGCCCGACAAACTCCGATCGTCGGAATCAACATCGGGCGGCTGGGGTTTCTGGCAACGGTGGCCCCTACGGCTATCAAGTACATGCTTCACGCCATTGTAAACGGGCAGTTCACGATTGATGAGCGCTCGCTGGTGAGCCTGCAAACCGACAAGGATATTTTTGAAGGCATCCCCTTCGCCCTGAACGATTTCACGATTACCCGCACCGAAATGTCGTCGATGATTACGGTGCATACCTACCTCGACGGGCAGTTTCTGAATTCCTACTGGGCCGACGGGCTCATTATATCAACCCCCACGGGGTCAACGGGTTACTCGCTCAGTTGCGGAGGACCGGTGCTGTTGCCTCACACGAATAACTTCATTATCACCCCTATCAGCCCGCACAACCTGAACGTGCGTCCCATGGTCGTGATGGATTCCTGCCAGCTTTCGTTTGAGGTTTCGAGCCGGAGTGGCAATTTCCTGGTCGCCCTCGACTCTCGCTCCCGTACGGTCGATGCCTCGACCCGCCTGAGTGTGCAGAAAGCCGACTTTTCGGCCCGGCTTGTCAAACTCAATGACGACAATTTCCTCAACACTCTGCGCAGTAAACTCAACTGGGGCTTCGATATTCGGAATTGA
- a CDS encoding DUF6089 family protein, whose amino-acid sequence MKRIHALTSGILSALLVSAGIQESMAQRRPNTQFAPYSEVGVGVGTSSYYGDLAGYRAAPKATFIMLRWNAGLHYTRHFTPRIAARAGFTWARIAGDDYTFNKGNGGGPVQYARNLHFRNDLKEFALTGIYKFRPDGRNSNQRAKVSPYVFAGLALVAHSPEARTPVDYVDPNNPDATDSGRRWVKLQPLGTEGQGQPNYAKPYSLVTLAIPVGFGVRYKYNDDFTIAAEIGYRYAFSDYLDDVGGPYAADGTLSGLSATMADRRAEQFAARKNKDRDPKLSDLALNDPGAFTTTTRGAKGILSDGYLLTQVQLIYTIPGKIKCPPIR is encoded by the coding sequence ATGAAGCGTATACACGCATTGACCTCGGGTATTTTGTCGGCGTTGTTAGTGAGCGCGGGCATTCAGGAGAGTATGGCGCAACGCCGACCGAATACCCAATTTGCCCCGTACTCTGAAGTCGGCGTAGGCGTAGGTACGTCCAGCTATTACGGCGATTTGGCCGGCTACCGGGCTGCGCCCAAAGCTACGTTTATCATGCTTCGCTGGAATGCTGGCCTGCACTACACCCGGCACTTTACGCCCCGCATTGCCGCCCGGGCTGGCTTCACCTGGGCACGTATTGCGGGCGACGATTACACGTTCAATAAAGGCAATGGAGGTGGCCCGGTGCAGTACGCCCGAAACCTGCATTTCCGCAACGACCTGAAAGAGTTTGCCCTGACGGGAATTTACAAGTTCCGCCCGGATGGCCGCAACTCCAACCAACGCGCCAAAGTATCGCCCTATGTATTTGCCGGGTTAGCTCTGGTGGCCCATAGCCCCGAAGCCCGCACACCCGTTGATTACGTGGATCCCAACAACCCCGATGCTACCGACAGCGGACGCCGTTGGGTAAAACTGCAACCGCTGGGTACCGAAGGGCAGGGACAGCCCAACTATGCCAAGCCATACTCCCTCGTGACGCTGGCCATCCCCGTCGGGTTTGGAGTCCGCTACAAATACAACGACGATTTCACGATTGCGGCTGAGATTGGTTACCGCTACGCCTTCTCCGACTATCTGGACGATGTAGGTGGCCCATACGCTGCCGACGGCACCCTCTCGGGTCTCTCGGCAACCATGGCCGACCGCCGGGCCGAGCAGTTTGCCGCCCGCAAAAACAAAGACCGCGACCCCAAACTATCGGATCTGGCTCTAAACGATCCCGGTGCGTTTACAACCACAACCCGGGGAGCCAAAGGCATTTTGTCGGATGGGTATCTGCTCACACAAGTTCAGCTCATCTATACCATTCCGGGTAAAATCAAGTGCCCACCGATTCGGTAA
- a CDS encoding DUF6089 family protein, with protein MPACLNSKHTARLTTVGLFIGLLMMTLATYAQQVELGGGLGGMLYKGDLAPSLNPRFYRPAGNLFFRYNFTRSFSMRAGIAMGGIKAEDRVSSDPFQQARNRSFRTRIGEATVDMEYFFRDFKMLRRVKNWSPYVFGGIGYMSYSPRNEGGPRVMYPLGVGLKYEIKRPWSIGFEFGTRFTRNDDLDGLGKAAGAPRLASGNPALNDSYTYTAITLSYTFYKITCPE; from the coding sequence ATGCCTGCTTGCCTGAATAGTAAACACACAGCCCGACTAACTACGGTCGGGCTTTTTATCGGTCTTCTGATGATGACCCTCGCTACCTACGCCCAGCAGGTTGAACTGGGCGGGGGCTTAGGCGGGATGCTCTACAAAGGCGATCTGGCGCCGAGCCTGAATCCCCGGTTTTATCGGCCCGCTGGCAACCTGTTTTTCCGGTACAATTTTACGCGGTCGTTTTCCATGCGGGCTGGCATTGCCATGGGCGGCATCAAAGCCGAAGACCGGGTCAGCAGCGATCCTTTTCAGCAAGCCCGCAACCGGTCGTTTCGGACCCGCATTGGCGAGGCTACCGTGGATATGGAATACTTTTTCCGTGACTTCAAAATGCTGCGCCGGGTTAAAAACTGGTCGCCGTATGTGTTTGGTGGGATAGGTTATATGTCGTACAGCCCCCGCAACGAAGGCGGCCCTCGGGTAATGTACCCCCTGGGCGTTGGTCTGAAATACGAGATCAAACGGCCCTGGAGCATTGGGTTCGAGTTTGGCACCCGGTTCACCCGCAACGACGACCTCGACGGGTTGGGCAAAGCCGCCGGGGCACCGCGCTTAGCATCGGGCAATCCGGCCCTCAATGATAGCTACACCTATACGGCTATTACACTCAGTTACACGTTTTACAAGATTACGTGCCCCGAATAG
- a CDS encoding M23 family metallopeptidase translates to MRFWGIVAAVVLGGVNVASSQAVTSAPAEATLYSYCTQFQGLYVEIRQQTVTPSEARLRFSQIMNGLKARFAGNGTSAGAIMGADTLTPADSVSLDSLQRSGNYFVFPLRGYGPSAIGGTHGEGYRGKGFDLFDYNVRGSHPAQDIFIRDTNQDCLDDRTRQPVDILAMTSGLVLAIETGWQPGSEYRGGNWIWVYDPVMHGLFYYAHNNVVDVTPGQWVQAGQKLATMGRSGYNAYKTRSPTHLHLMYLHLLPDGLPVPRNTYSWLLTARRQ, encoded by the coding sequence ATGCGGTTTTGGGGCATTGTGGCAGCAGTCGTTTTGGGAGGGGTAAACGTGGCATCGTCACAAGCGGTAACCAGTGCTCCGGCCGAAGCTACCCTATACAGCTATTGCACACAATTTCAGGGTCTCTACGTAGAAATTCGGCAGCAAACGGTCACTCCATCCGAAGCACGACTTCGGTTCAGCCAGATTATGAATGGGTTGAAAGCCCGGTTTGCGGGCAACGGCACCTCGGCCGGGGCTATCATGGGCGCCGATACCCTGACACCTGCCGACAGTGTGTCGCTCGACAGTCTGCAACGCTCAGGTAATTACTTTGTGTTTCCGTTGCGGGGCTACGGCCCCAGCGCCATTGGAGGAACGCACGGCGAAGGCTACCGGGGCAAAGGATTCGATCTGTTCGACTATAACGTGCGGGGGAGCCACCCGGCTCAGGACATTTTCATTCGCGATACCAATCAGGATTGCCTCGACGACCGCACGCGCCAGCCCGTTGATATTCTGGCCATGACGAGCGGATTGGTGCTTGCCATTGAAACTGGCTGGCAACCCGGCAGCGAATACCGGGGTGGCAACTGGATCTGGGTGTACGACCCCGTGATGCACGGTTTGTTTTACTACGCTCACAACAACGTCGTCGACGTAACGCCCGGCCAATGGGTACAGGCGGGGCAAAAACTGGCAACCATGGGCCGGTCGGGCTATAATGCCTACAAGACTCGCTCACCCACGCACCTGCACCTGATGTATCTGCACCTGTTGCCCGACGGCCTACCCGTTCCGCGCAACACCTACAGCTGGCTCCTGACAGCCCGACGACAATGA
- a CDS encoding CCA tRNA nucleotidyltransferase: MNFSETLHTNPIFELIARQADALSVPAYVIGGYVRDLVLKRPSKDIDVVCIGSGVELARAVGTALGVPVNVFQSFGTAMLKTADGLEVEFVGARRESYRADSRKPIVEDGSLEDDQNRRDFTINAMGIGLNRANYGELIDPFDGLKDLRRKVIRTPLGPDITFSDDPLRMMRAIRFAAQLNFDIEPDTFDAITRMKDRISIVSAERIADELNKIIMAPTPSYGFKLLYHAGLLDLIFPEFVLLRGAEFVDGKGHKDNFYHTLQVLDNVANRTNPAKAAPDPETELWLRWAAVLHDIAKPATKRFDNRVGWTFHGHEDLGARMVPGIFRKLKLPLNEKMKYVQKLVRLHLRPIALVKETITDSALRRLLVDAGEDLDGLMALCRADITSKNYEKVQKHLRNFDKVERKLHDLEERDKLRSFQPVITGELIMETFGLKPSPAIGELKTAVREAIIEGTVPNTLEGAMPYLLEEGRKRGLEKVS; this comes from the coding sequence ATGAATTTCTCGGAGACACTCCATACAAATCCTATTTTTGAACTGATTGCCCGACAGGCCGACGCCCTGAGCGTACCGGCCTACGTGATTGGCGGCTATGTGCGCGACCTCGTGCTCAAGCGGCCCTCCAAAGACATCGACGTGGTGTGCATTGGCAGCGGGGTTGAACTGGCCCGGGCGGTAGGTACGGCGCTGGGGGTGCCGGTCAACGTGTTTCAGAGCTTTGGCACGGCTATGCTTAAAACAGCCGACGGCCTGGAAGTCGAGTTTGTGGGTGCCCGGCGCGAATCGTACCGGGCCGACTCGCGCAAGCCGATTGTGGAAGATGGCTCATTGGAAGACGATCAGAACCGGCGTGACTTCACAATCAATGCTATGGGTATTGGGCTCAATCGGGCCAATTACGGCGAGCTTATCGACCCGTTCGACGGGTTGAAAGACCTCCGGCGTAAGGTGATTCGGACACCCCTGGGGCCCGACATTACGTTTTCCGACGATCCCCTGCGCATGATGCGGGCTATCCGGTTTGCGGCTCAGCTGAATTTTGATATTGAGCCCGATACGTTTGATGCCATTACGCGCATGAAAGACCGGATTAGTATCGTCTCGGCTGAACGCATTGCTGATGAACTGAACAAGATCATCATGGCCCCCACGCCTTCGTACGGGTTTAAGCTGTTGTACCACGCGGGCCTGCTCGACCTTATTTTCCCGGAGTTTGTTTTGCTGCGTGGGGCCGAGTTTGTGGATGGTAAAGGGCATAAAGACAACTTTTACCATACGCTTCAGGTGCTGGACAACGTGGCCAACCGGACCAACCCGGCCAAAGCGGCCCCTGACCCTGAAACCGAGCTTTGGCTCCGTTGGGCGGCTGTACTCCATGATATTGCCAAGCCGGCTACCAAACGGTTTGATAATCGGGTGGGCTGGACGTTTCACGGGCACGAAGACCTCGGCGCGCGCATGGTGCCGGGTATTTTCCGGAAGTTGAAGCTGCCGCTCAACGAAAAAATGAAGTACGTGCAGAAGCTCGTTCGGTTGCACCTACGCCCCATTGCGCTCGTCAAAGAGACCATCACCGACTCGGCCCTGCGCCGGTTGCTGGTGGATGCAGGCGAAGACCTCGATGGGCTGATGGCCTTGTGCCGGGCCGACATCACCTCCAAGAATTACGAGAAGGTGCAAAAACACCTGCGTAACTTCGATAAGGTGGAGCGCAAACTGCATGATTTGGAAGAACGGGATAAACTACGCAGTTTTCAGCCCGTAATTACCGGCGAGCTCATTATGGAAACGTTCGGTCTGAAGCCGTCGCCGGCCATTGGTGAGTTGAAAACGGCCGTTCGGGAAGCCATCATCGAGGGTACGGTGCCCAATACGCTCGAAGGAGCCATGCCCTACTTGCTCGAAGAAGGCCGTAAACGGGGGCTGGAGAAAGTAAGCTAA
- a CDS encoding L-threonylcarbamoyladenylate synthase: MIQSPRELTHLLRQGKLIGLADETGFSVAADPQNDAAVAQLLQLQFELGTPYLPTILTQTTEQVGMYVVRMPEIAFDLVEFAQKPLTVLYEQGKNVAPALLEKSPEIAIRRSLNADIQRFLGGYGKGLLTLPFETNTLPAQAQAAIEGGMGQVVSTIQKPQIMRLGFNGEVEFIRR; encoded by the coding sequence ATGATACAATCACCCCGCGAACTCACGCATCTGCTCCGGCAGGGTAAACTTATTGGCCTGGCCGACGAAACCGGCTTTTCCGTAGCCGCCGACCCGCAAAACGATGCGGCCGTCGCCCAACTGCTTCAGCTTCAGTTTGAGTTGGGTACGCCGTATCTGCCAACCATTCTGACCCAAACCACCGAGCAGGTAGGCATGTACGTGGTCAGAATGCCCGAAATCGCTTTCGATCTGGTCGAGTTTGCCCAAAAGCCGCTGACCGTTTTGTATGAACAGGGCAAAAACGTGGCTCCTGCCTTGCTCGAAAAATCGCCCGAGATTGCCATCCGGCGCTCGCTTAATGCCGATATTCAGCGGTTTCTGGGGGGGTATGGAAAAGGACTCCTGACGCTTCCGTTTGAAACAAATACACTACCGGCGCAAGCGCAGGCAGCCATCGAAGGGGGCATGGGGCAGGTGGTGTCAACCATTCAGAAACCGCAGATTATGCGGCTCGGATTCAACGGTGAGGTCGAGTTTATCCGGCGCTAA
- a CDS encoding leucine-rich repeat domain-containing protein, which translates to MDHRILLRIEAVANGHTDTLKLDNLHLTELPDTVFDLRHLRVLSVCGFGLKSHGGIISLLEKVPVPGSAELAEELKKQEEDLQNELKIPRQLRSLDARIGQLKSLEVLDLGYNQLDYLPDTLGDLPNLRKLIVRNNLLSSVPASLSQLPKLELLDIRHNPIETLPDIPQLLVYEEQKKHFRQQKNLAIKQNDFELATWFYKQETQFGLHR; encoded by the coding sequence ATGGATCACCGAATTTTACTACGTATTGAGGCTGTTGCCAACGGGCATACGGATACCCTAAAACTCGATAATCTACATCTGACCGAGCTACCAGATACTGTATTTGATCTGCGCCATTTACGGGTGTTGTCAGTATGCGGTTTCGGCCTGAAAAGCCATGGGGGAATTATCAGTTTGTTGGAGAAGGTACCTGTACCCGGTTCGGCTGAATTGGCTGAGGAGTTGAAAAAACAGGAAGAGGATCTGCAAAACGAGCTGAAAATTCCCCGACAGTTACGTAGCCTGGACGCCCGAATTGGGCAATTAAAGTCACTCGAAGTGCTCGACCTGGGGTACAATCAACTTGACTATCTACCCGATACACTCGGTGATTTACCGAATCTTCGGAAACTGATTGTTCGAAACAACTTACTGAGTAGCGTACCGGCCTCGCTGAGTCAGTTGCCTAAACTTGAGTTGCTGGATATTCGCCATAATCCGATTGAAACTTTGCCCGATATACCACAACTGCTGGTGTACGAAGAGCAAAAAAAGCATTTTCGGCAACAGAAAAACCTGGCCATTAAGCAGAATGATTTTGAGCTCGCAACCTGGTTTTACAAGCAGGAGACTCAGTTTGGTTTGCATAGGTAA
- a CDS encoding YifB family Mg chelatase-like AAA ATPase has protein sequence MLAKTFGAAVYGVNASLITIEVVVAQGLGFNLVGLPDSAVKESEHRVEASLKSSGFKMPRQKVVVNLAPADVRKEGSAYDLPIALCVLQASEQITTAQNLTDYVIMGELSLDGRLRPIKGVLPIAIEARKQGYKGFVLPMENAHEAAIVNNIDIIGVETMLEAVEFFEGKKDIKPLVTDTRDLFYNTLNSYEVDFSHVQGQENIKRAMEIAAAGGHNVIMIGPPGAGKTMLAKRLPTILPPLTLQEALETTKIHSVAGKLGNKASLISTRPYRAPHHTISDAALVGGGSFPQPGEISLAHNGVLFLDELPEFKRTALEVMRQPLEERRVSISRARWAVEFPANFMLIASMNPCPCGYYNHPEKECVCGPGVVQRYLNKVSGPLLDRIDLHVEVTPVSFDQMTANRPAETSEAIRERVIRARETQTKRFADDEGVYCNAMMPSQLVKSICVINDAGRMLLKTAMERLGLSARAYDRILKVSRTIADLAGSEEIKIEHLAEAIQYRSLDRENWAG, from the coding sequence ATGCTTGCCAAAACCTTCGGGGCGGCTGTTTATGGCGTCAACGCCAGTCTGATTACCATCGAAGTTGTGGTGGCGCAGGGGTTAGGTTTTAACCTCGTGGGCCTGCCCGACAGTGCCGTGAAGGAAAGTGAACACCGGGTTGAGGCCTCGCTCAAATCGTCGGGGTTCAAAATGCCCCGGCAAAAAGTGGTGGTCAACCTGGCCCCGGCCGATGTGCGCAAAGAGGGCTCGGCCTACGACTTACCCATTGCCCTCTGTGTGTTGCAGGCATCCGAGCAAATCACAACCGCCCAAAACCTGACCGACTACGTGATTATGGGTGAGCTCTCGCTCGACGGGCGGCTGCGGCCCATCAAGGGCGTGTTGCCCATTGCGATTGAGGCCCGCAAGCAAGGGTACAAAGGGTTTGTGTTGCCCATGGAAAACGCGCACGAAGCCGCTATTGTCAACAATATTGATATTATCGGGGTGGAAACGATGCTTGAGGCCGTCGAGTTTTTCGAAGGCAAAAAAGACATCAAGCCCCTCGTGACCGATACCCGCGACCTGTTTTACAATACGCTCAACAGCTACGAGGTCGATTTCTCGCACGTGCAGGGGCAGGAAAACATCAAACGGGCTATGGAAATTGCCGCTGCCGGTGGGCATAATGTGATTATGATTGGCCCGCCGGGAGCTGGTAAAACCATGTTGGCCAAGCGGTTGCCAACCATACTTCCGCCCCTGACGTTGCAGGAAGCTCTAGAGACGACAAAGATCCATTCGGTGGCCGGCAAGCTGGGTAACAAAGCATCATTAATTTCAACCCGGCCGTACCGTGCTCCGCACCACACGATTTCGGATGCGGCTCTGGTAGGTGGGGGGAGCTTTCCGCAGCCCGGCGAAATATCGCTGGCGCACAACGGTGTGCTGTTTCTCGATGAACTGCCTGAGTTCAAACGGACGGCTCTGGAGGTGATGCGCCAACCGCTCGAAGAACGTCGGGTGAGTATCTCGCGGGCACGTTGGGCAGTCGAGTTTCCGGCCAATTTTATGCTCATTGCCAGCATGAATCCCTGCCCGTGTGGTTACTACAACCATCCCGAAAAAGAGTGCGTGTGTGGCCCCGGTGTGGTGCAACGGTATCTGAACAAAGTAAGCGGCCCCCTGCTCGACCGGATCGACCTGCACGTGGAGGTGACCCCCGTTTCGTTCGATCAGATGACGGCCAACCGCCCGGCCGAAACGAGTGAGGCCATCCGGGAGCGGGTCATTCGCGCCCGCGAAACCCAAACCAAACGATTTGCCGACGATGAGGGCGTGTACTGCAACGCCATGATGCCGTCGCAACTGGTCAAAAGTATTTGCGTGATCAACGACGCGGGTCGGATGCTCCTCAAAACGGCGATGGAGCGCCTGGGTCTCTCGGCCCGTGCCTACGACCGTATCCTGAAAGTATCGCGTACCATTGCCGATCTGGCCGGCTCCGAAGAAATCAAAATTGAGCATCTGGCCGAGGCCATTCAGTACCGCAGCTTAGACCGGGAAAATTGGGCTGGGTGA
- a CDS encoding DUF5615 family PIN-like protein, translating to MKVLLDENIDVRFRMSFEGTEHEVYTVKFMGWNGIKNGQLLQLMAAHNFDVLIGVDKSMPYQQNETTLPVSVIVLDVGRNTLSNLKAYLPILLDYLAKPSERRMITLSVER from the coding sequence ATGAAGGTACTGCTTGACGAGAACATCGATGTGCGCTTTAGGATGAGCTTTGAGGGGACAGAGCATGAGGTGTATACGGTAAAGTTCATGGGGTGGAACGGCATTAAAAATGGCCAGCTACTACAACTTATGGCGGCTCACAATTTCGATGTTTTGATTGGCGTAGATAAGAGTATGCCTTATCAACAGAATGAAACAACACTACCCGTTTCCGTAATTGTGCTGGACGTCGGCCGAAACACGTTATCGAATTTAAAAGCGTATTTGCCTATACTTTTAGATTACCTTGCCAAGCCTTCGGAAAGGCGAATGATAACATTATCTGTTGAGCGGTAG
- a CDS encoding DUF433 domain-containing protein, which produces MRSCMLTAKDVIVVDPEILGGKPVFKGTRVAIQTLFDHLEESSLDDFLLGYPSVGREQAHVIIELASKMLNSFSTQYEGTA; this is translated from the coding sequence ATGAGATCATGCATGTTGACAGCGAAGGATGTTATTGTAGTGGATCCTGAAATACTGGGTGGAAAGCCCGTATTCAAAGGAACACGGGTGGCTATTCAGACTCTTTTCGATCATCTTGAGGAGAGTTCTTTGGATGATTTTTTGTTGGGTTATCCATCCGTCGGTCGAGAACAAGCCCATGTGATAATTGAGTTAGCGTCAAAAATGCTGAATTCTTTTTCTACCCAGTATGAAGGTACTGCTTGA